The Amycolatopsis nigrescens CSC17Ta-90 genomic interval TCGCCGGAGCAGCGGCCACCGGGCCGGACACCTCGGACTCCCCCTCCACACCGGTGTTCCTGCACCTGCTGGAGCCACCGGACGACGTGCTCGTGCTCGCCTGCGCGGCACCCCGCTGCCCGCCGGAAGTGGCCGAGGCATACTCGCGCGTGCTGCCCGAACTGGCCGCGACCGGGGACGACATCGGTTATCACCCTTCGGGCACGCACCGGCTTCGGCTTGCCGTCGCCGAGCACTACGCGGCGCGGGGCGTGCCCACCGAACCGGCGCAGATACTGGTCACCAACGGTGCCCAGCAGGCGCTTTCCCTGCTGGCCCGCGCCTTCGTCCGGCCCGGTGACCAGGTGCTGGTGGAGGCGCCGACCTACCCCGGCGCGCTGGAGGCCTTCCGGGAGGAGGCGGCCGTCCTGCGCGGGCTGCCGGTCGGGCTCACCGGGTTCGAGGCGGCGCTGCGCGAGCACCGGCCCGCGCTCGCCTACCTGATACCGAGCTTCCAGAACCCGACCGGCTCGGTGCTGCCGGCACTGCTGCGGCGGCGGCTGGCAGCGGCGGCGACCGCCGCCGGTGTCCCGCTGATCGACGACGAAGTCCTGGCCGGGCTGGGTTTCCCGGGCCAGGAGACCCCGCCTCCGCTGGCGGTCTACGGGGACTCGGTGCTCTCGGTCGGCTCGCTGAGCAAGCTCGTCTGGGGCGGGCTCCGGGTCGGCTGGGTGCGGGCACCGGTGCCGGTCGTGGCCAGGCTCGCCCGGTTGCGCGCGGTGCACGACCTCGGCGGTGACCTGCCCGCCCAGCTGGTCGCGGCCGAACTGCTGCCACGGCTGGCGGAACTGCTGGAGAGGCGCGCGGTGCGGCGGCAGGCCGGGCACGACCACTTGCGCGCAGAGCTGGCCAGGCTGCTGCCGGACTGGGAGGTGCCGCCGGTGCCCGGTGGGCAGACCCTGTGGGTGCGGCTGCCGCACGGCGACGGCACCTCGTTCGCGCAGGCAGCACTGCGCCACCGGGTCGCCGTGCTGCCGGGCACCGGCCTCGACGTCACCGGCGGCAGCACGGCCTACCTGCGCCTGCCTTTCCTGCTGCCGCAGGAGGAACTGACCACGGCGGTGAGCCGGCTCGCCGGGGCCTGGCAGGACTACCGCCCGCCGCCGGCCAGGGTCACCGCGGCACCGGTCATGGCGATTTAGCCGGTTTCGGCCAGCTCGACGGCCTTGCGCATGGTCTCCCTGGCCCGGCGCCGGTCACCGGCGATGTCGTAGGCGTAGGCCAGGCGGTACCAGTACCGCCAGTCGTCCGGATGCTCGTCGAGCTCGGCGCGCCGGGCGTCGAACCAGGAGTCGGCGGCCTTGCGGTCCACCCGGCCCGACGGCATCCGCGGCAGGTCCGCGGTGTCCGGCAGCCCGCCCTCCTCGTCGAGCCGGCGGGCCAGCCGCTGGATCCTGGCGCCCGAGCGCCAGGTGGTCACCACGATCCACACGCCGAGCAGCGGCAGCAGCAGCACCCCGACCCCGAGCAGGACCGGGAACGGTTCACCGGTGCTCAGCAACGCAATCGCGCGACCGGCGAGCAGCACCAGGTAGACCCCGAGTGCGGCGGTCAGCACCAGCGCGACGTTGCGGGACCTCATAACCGCAGCACGTTCTCCAGGCCGACGGTCAGCCCCGGCTGCCGCAGCACCGAGCGGACCCCGAGCAGCACGCCCGGCATGAACGAGGTGCGGTCCATCGAGTCGTGCCGGATGGTCAGCGTCTCGCCCTCGGCGCCGAACAGGATCTCCTCGTGTGCGACCAAGCCGGGCAACCGGACCGAGTGCACCGGAACGCCGTCGACCAGCGCGCCGCGGGCACCGTCGAGCTCCGAGGTGGTCGCGTCCGTGCCCGGGCTGACCCCGGCCTCGGCACGGGCCTGCGCGATCAGCTTCGCGGTGTGCGCGGCGGTGCCAGACGGTGCGTCCGCCTTGCGGTTGTGGTGCAGCTCGATGATCTCGGCCGACTGGTAGAACTTGGCCGCCTGCTGGGCGAAGCGCATCGCGAGCACCGCGCCGAGGGCGAAGTTGGGCGCCACCAGCACACCGAGCTCGGGCTTCGGCTCGAGCCACTCGCGCAGGGTGTCGAGCCGGCTCTGCGCGAACCCGGTGGTGCCCACCACGGCGTGCATGTTCTGGTCCACCGCGAACCGCAGGTTGTCCATCACCACGTCCGGGTGGGTGAAGTCGACGATCACCTCGGCCTGCGCGTCGGCGATCTCGAACATCCAGTCGCCGGCGTCCACCATGGCCACCACCTCCATGTCGGAGCTGGCCTCCACCGCCTTCACCACCTGGGCGCCCATCCGGCCGCGGGCACCGAGCACGCCGACCCGGATCGGGTTGTCCTCACCACGCGCGCTGGACTCGCTCATGCCGCGCTCACCCCTGTTCTTCGATGACCCTGTGCAGGTCGTCCGGCAGATCGTCGTCGTGAGCGTACGGGCCGACGACGGCGGCCGCGGAGACCCCGCCGGAACCCCGCAGCAGTCCGCGGGCGAGCAGGCAGACCTCCTCGGTGGTGACCGCGTCGATCCGCGCCACGGTGTCCTCGATGCCCCGGTAGTCGCCGTAGTTCAGCTCCTGCTTGCCGATCCGGGACATCCGGGACGCGCTGTCCTCCATGCCGAGCACCAGGCCGCCGCGCAGCTGCCCCTTGGCCCTGGCCACCTCGGCGTCGGTGAGGCCGTCCTCGGCGACCTGGCCGAGCACCTCGCGCAGCACCCCGGCCACCTCGCCGAGCCGCTCCGGCTGGCAGCCGGCGTACACCGCCATGTGCCCGGTGTCGGCGTAGCTTGCCGTGGACGAGTACACCTGGTAGGCCAGCCCGCGGCGCTCGCGGACCTCCTGGAACAGCCGTGAGCTCATCCCGCCGCCGAGCGCGGCGTTGAGCACGCTGAGGGTGTAGCGGCGTTCGTCGTGCCGGGACAGCGCCCGCAGGCCGAGCATCACGTGCGCCTGCTCGGTGTCGTCGGTGTGCAGCACCAGCTTGCGGTCCAGCGGAATCCTTGCCCGGCCGCGCCGCGGCGGCACCGGCACCGCCGATCCGCTCAGCCGGTCGCGCAAAGCCTTGCGCACCAAGCGAAGCACCTGGGCGTGCTCGATGTTGCCGGCCACCGCGAGCACCATCCGGGGCAGCGTGTAGCGGCGCTTGTAGAACCCGCGCAGCGCGGTCGCGGACATGCCCACGATGGACTCCTCGGTGCCCAGCACCGGCAGGCCGAGCGGGTGCTTGCCGAGGATCGCGCTGACGAAGGTCTCGTGCAGCAGGTCCTCCGGGTCGTCGTCGCGCATCGCGATCTCTTCCAGCACCACGCTGCGCTCGGTGTCCACATCGGAGTCCGTGCAGAGCGCCTCGAACACCACGTCGGTCACCAGGTCCACCGCCAGCGGCAGGTCCTGGTCGATCACCTGCGCGTAGTAGCAGGTGTGCTCCTTCGCGGTGAAGGCGTTGAACTCGCCGCCGACCGCGTCGATCTCCTGCGCGATCTGGGTGGCGCCGCGGTTCGCGGTGCCCTTGAACAGCAGGTGCTCCAGGTAGTGCGCGGCACCGGCCACTGTGGACGGCTCGTCACGGGAGCCGACGCCTACCCACAGCCCGATCGTCGCGGACCTGGACGCCGGCACGTGCTCGGTGATCACCCGCAGCCCGCCCGCCAGCACGCTGCGCTTGACCACCGCACCGTCCGAAGTGGACTCCAGCGTCCTGGTGCTGCCTACGGGTTGCTCGTATCCCGGAACCTTGCTCGCCATGAGTCCTTTTCCACGCGGAAACTGCTTCAGATACAGCGAAGGACGCCTCCAGTGCATGAGGCACTGAAGGCGTCCTCAGCTCACTTCTCGGGTCAGGCGTCGGCCTTCTCGGCGGCGGCCGCCGGCTCGGCGGCCTTCTCCTCGTCGTCCTGGACGACGATCAGGCTGATCTTGCCCCGGTTGTCGATGTCCGCGATCTCCACGCGCAGCTTGTCGCCGACGTTCACCACGTCCTCGACCTTGCCGATGCGCTTGCCGTTGCCCAGCTTGGAGATGTGCACCAGGCCGTCCTTGCCCGGCAGCAGCGAAACGAACGCGCCGAACGCGGCCGTCTTCACCACGGTGCCGAGGAACCGCTCGCCGACCTTGGGCAGCTGCGGGTTCGCGATCGCGTTGATCTTGTCGATCGCGGCCTCCGCGGACGGGCCGTCCGCGGCACCGACGTAGATCGTGCCGTCGTCCTCGATGGAGATGTCGGCGCCGGTCTCCTCGGTGATCGAGTTGATCATCTTGCCCTTCGGCCCGATCACCTCGCCGATCTTGTCGACCGGGATCTTCACGCTGGTGACGCGCGGCGCGAACGGGCTCATCTCGTCCGGCTCGTCGATCGCCTCGGAGATCACGTCCAGAATGGTCAGCCGGGCGTCCTTCGCCTGCTTCAGCGCGGCGGCCAGCACCTCGGACGGGATCCCGTCCAGCTTGGTGTCCAGCTGCAGCGCGGTGACCACGTTCTTGGTACCGGCGACCTTGAAGTCCATGTCGCCCATGGCGTCCTCGGCACCGAGGATGTCGGTCAGCGCGACGTAGCGCGTCTCACCGTCGACCTCGTCGGAGATCAGGCCCATCGCGATGCCGGCCACCGGCGCCTTCAGCGGCACGCCGGCGTTGAGCAGCGCCATGGTGGACGCGCAGACCGAGCCCATCGACGTGGAACCGTTGGAGCCCAGCGCCTCCGACACCTGACGGATGGCGTAGGGGAACTCGTCCCGCTTCGGCAGCACCGGCACCAGCGCGCGCTCGGCGAGCATGCCGTGGCCGATCTCCCGCCGCTTCGGCGAACCGACGCGGCCGGTCTCACCGGTGGAGAAGGGCGGGAAGTTGTAGTGGTGCAGGTACCGCTTCGTGGTCTCCGGGGACAGCGAGTCGATCTGCTGCTCCATCCGCAGCATGTTCAGCGTGGTGACGCCAAGGATCTGGGTCTCGCCGCGCTCGAACAGCGCGGAGCCGTGCGCCCGCGGGATCACCGAGACCTCGGCGCCGAGGGAGCGGATGTCGGTCAGGCCCCGGCCGTCCATGCGGATCTTGTCGCGCAGGACGCGCTCACGCATGACCTTCTTGCTCAGCGCCTTGAACGCGGCACCGATCTCCTTCTCCCGGCCTTCGAAGGCTTCGCCCTCACCGACGCCGACCTTCGCCAGCACCGAGGCCTTGACCTCGTCGGTGGCGTTGTCGCGGTCCTGCTTGCCGGCGATGGCCAGCGCCTTGGCCAGGTCGTCGGTCGCGATCGCGGCCACCGCGTCGAAGGCGTCCGGCTGGTAGGCCAGGAACACCGGGAACTCGGCGGTCGGCTTGGCGGCCACGTCGGCCAGCTCGCGCTGGGCCTCGCAGAGCACCTTGATGAACGGCTTGGCGGCCTCGAGACCGTCGGCGACGGCCTGCTCGTCCGGCGCCTTCGAACCGGCGGCGATCAGGTCCAGGGTGTTCTCGGTGCCCTCGGCCTCGACCATCATGATGGCGACGTCATCCCCGACGATCCGCCCGGCCACGACCATGTTGAAGGTCGCGCTCTCCAGCTGCTTCCAGGTCGGGAACGCCACCCACTGGTCCTCGATCAGCGCGACGCGGACGCCGCCGATCGGGCCGGAGAACGGCAGGCCGGAGATCTGCGTGGACGCGGAGGCCGCGTTGATGGCCAGCACGTCGTAGGGGTCTTCCGGGTTCAGGCTCTGCACCGTGATGACGACCTGGATCTCGTTGCGCAGGCCGTCGGCGAACGACGGGCGCAGCGGCCGGTCGATCAGCCGGCAGGTCAGGATCGCGTCGGTGGAGGGGCGGCCCTCGCGGCGGAAGAACGCGCCCGGGATGCGCCCGGCGGCGTACATCCGCTCCTCGACGTCCACGGTCAGCGGGAAGAAGTCGAAGTGCTCCTTCGGGTGCTTCGACGCGGTGGTCGCCGAAAGCAGCATGGTCTCTTCGTCCAGGTAGGCGACGACCGAGCCGGCGGCCTGCTTGGCCAGCCTGCCGGTCTCGAACCGGACCGTACGGGTGCCGAACCGGCCGTTGTCGAGCACGGCTTCGGTTTCGTGCACGGTGACTCCGTTGGAGTCGGTCATATGGTGTATCTCCTCTTTGTTCCTCAGGCAGCGCGGCGGGAAACCAACCCTTGGTGTCCCACACCCGAGAAGCGAGGCCGGTCTTCGATCGAAGCCCCCGGGACGTTCCCGGAGACCACTACCGAGGACCGGCGCTGCGTTTACGGCGCCTCAGCGGAAAAGTGCTTCGGCACTAGCTCTCGCGCGCTTCGCGCTGACCTCTTGTGTGGTTTGCGTTTCTGCGCCGAGGGGGAGCGGCCGTGCGGCCACTCCCCCTCGGGCTCAGGTCATCGGCGCAGGCCGAGTCGCTGGATCAGCGACCGGTACCGCTCGATGTCCACCTTCATCACGTAGTTGAGCAACCGGCGGCGACGGCCGACCAGCAGCAACAGACCGCGACGGGAGTGGTGGTCGTGCTTGTGCACCTTGAGGTGCTCGGTGAGGCCCACGATCCGCTTGGTCAGCAGGGCGACCTGGGCCTCGGGGGATCCGGTGTCCGAGTCGTGCACGCCGTACTCGGTCAGGATCGACTTCTTCTCGTCAGTGGACAGTGCCACTATCAATCTCCTTGTTCACTGTGCCGTGCGGCCCGGACACGCCACGTGCCGGGTGAGTCGGTCACGGCCGCCACGGACTGCAGCCGGACCCGGTTGGCCAGCCTAGCAGCCGCCCTTTCACCTGCCGTGTTCGACGCCCAGTGACCAACGCCCGACCACGGTGTATTCGACCCCGCCGGCGCCTCGCTCGCTGGACATCAGCACCGCTTCGGTGGCGGTCCACGGACCGCCGCGGAACCCGGCAAGCCGCTCCGGCCAGTGCTCGGGCACTCCGGCGCTCGCCCTGGCGAGGGTCAGATGCGGCCGATACGGCCGGTCCATTCCGACCGGTGCGACGCGCCCTGCCAACGCGGCAAGGCCCTCGGCGTCCACCCCTGCCCAGAGTACGCCGGGAAAGGTGCCGGCCCCGGCCAGCCGGACGGTCGGTGCCGCGCAGCCGGCCAGTCGCGCACCCAGCCAGTCCAGTCGTTCGCCGAGGTCGTCCTCGCCGTAGAAACCGAGCGTGAGGTGCCAGCGCGCGGCGGGCTCCCAGCGCAGGCCGTCCCCGCCGGCGCCGAGCCGGACCAGCTCGTCGCGCAGTTCGCCGACCGCCCCGGCCGGCGGCAGCAGCGCGCTGAACAGCCGCATGTTCAGGACGCCGTGGCCGCCCGGCGAAGCAGGTCGGCGACCACCGGGAAGTCGTCCTCCAGCCGCTTGGCGGCCGCACCGAGATCTTCCTCTTCGGCGATCTCGCGCAGGGTGGCCAGCACGGCCTGGTCGGCCTGGTCGGTGTGGCCATCAGCCACCGGGAAGTTGTCGCGGCCCACCGTCGGCCGGGCGTCGCGCACGTCCTCCAGCGCGGCCAGCAGGGCCTCCTTGTGCCCGGCGGCCACCGCCGGGGTGAGGCACTTGCGCTCGAGCATGATCATCTTGGCCAGCACGACCGGGTTGCCGATCTTGGCCCGGCGGCCGCTCATCACCTGGCTGAGCATCGGGGCGCTGATGCCGAGCACCTCGGCGAGGAAGGCCTGTGAGACGTCGAAAGCCACCACGAGCCGGCGGACCCTGTCTCCGAGCGGCTCGCCGTACCATTGTTTCTGCAGGGCGATGTTGCGCTGGACGATCTTGTGGTCCTCCACTGTTGCCTGCTCCCCTAACAGCTCTGTGCTACGCGCCCGGTCCTGGGTATCTTGCCAGGTGGCACCGGGTGGCCGTGGCGAAATGGCCGAGTGCTTCGCATTTGCACCCGTCCGGACCCCCGGCCCGGTTCAGGTCGGCAGGCCCAGCGTCTGCCTGGTGCGGACCACATCGTCATCCATCTGGGCGACAAGTCCGGCTGGCTCGTCGAAGCGGATCTGGTCCCGCAGCCGCTGCACGAAGTCCAGTGCCACGTGCTGGCCGTAGAAGTCCTCCTCCACGTCCAGCACGAACGCCTCGACGGTGCGCTCACGGCCGGAGAAGGTCGGGTTCGTGCCCACCGACACCGCCGCCGGCAGCCGGCGACCAGGTTCGCTCGAACGAGTGAACCAGCAGCTGTAGATCCCGTCCGCGGGGACCGCCGCGAACCGCGCGGTCGACAGGTTGGCGGTGGGGAAGCCGAGCCCGTGCCCGCGGCCGGCGCCGCGCACCACGATGCCCTCCAGCCGGTGCGGGCGGCCGAGCGCCTCCGCGGCGGCCACCACGTCGCCCGCGTCGATGCAGGACCGGACGTAGGTGGAGGAGAAGGTGATCTCCCCCGCCGGCTGGGCTTCGGCGGATCCGGGCTCGTCGGCCCCCGTCGGCAGGGCACCGACTTGAAGCTCGG includes:
- the dapB gene encoding 4-hydroxy-tetrahydrodipicolinate reductase, which produces MSESSARGEDNPIRVGVLGARGRMGAQVVKAVEASSDMEVVAMVDAGDWMFEIADAQAEVIVDFTHPDVVMDNLRFAVDQNMHAVVGTTGFAQSRLDTLREWLEPKPELGVLVAPNFALGAVLAMRFAQQAAKFYQSAEIIELHHNRKADAPSGTAAHTAKLIAQARAEAGVSPGTDATTSELDGARGALVDGVPVHSVRLPGLVAHEEILFGAEGETLTIRHDSMDRTSFMPGVLLGVRSVLRQPGLTVGLENVLRL
- a CDS encoding helix-turn-helix domain-containing protein; protein product: MEDHKIVQRNIALQKQWYGEPLGDRVRRLVVAFDVSQAFLAEVLGISAPMLSQVMSGRRAKIGNPVVLAKMIMLERKCLTPAVAAGHKEALLAALEDVRDARPTVGRDNFPVADGHTDQADQAVLATLREIAEEEDLGAAAKRLEDDFPVVADLLRRAATAS
- a CDS encoding polyribonucleotide nucleotidyltransferase; the encoded protein is MTDSNGVTVHETEAVLDNGRFGTRTVRFETGRLAKQAAGSVVAYLDEETMLLSATTASKHPKEHFDFFPLTVDVEERMYAAGRIPGAFFRREGRPSTDAILTCRLIDRPLRPSFADGLRNEIQVVITVQSLNPEDPYDVLAINAASASTQISGLPFSGPIGGVRVALIEDQWVAFPTWKQLESATFNMVVAGRIVGDDVAIMMVEAEGTENTLDLIAAGSKAPDEQAVADGLEAAKPFIKVLCEAQRELADVAAKPTAEFPVFLAYQPDAFDAVAAIATDDLAKALAIAGKQDRDNATDEVKASVLAKVGVGEGEAFEGREKEIGAAFKALSKKVMRERVLRDKIRMDGRGLTDIRSLGAEVSVIPRAHGSALFERGETQILGVTTLNMLRMEQQIDSLSPETTKRYLHHYNFPPFSTGETGRVGSPKRREIGHGMLAERALVPVLPKRDEFPYAIRQVSEALGSNGSTSMGSVCASTMALLNAGVPLKAPVAGIAMGLISDEVDGETRYVALTDILGAEDAMGDMDFKVAGTKNVVTALQLDTKLDGIPSEVLAAALKQAKDARLTILDVISEAIDEPDEMSPFAPRVTSVKIPVDKIGEVIGPKGKMINSITEETGADISIEDDGTIYVGAADGPSAEAAIDKINAIANPQLPKVGERFLGTVVKTAAFGAFVSLLPGKDGLVHISKLGNGKRIGKVEDVVNVGDKLRVEIADIDNRGKISLIVVQDDEEKAAEPAAAAEKADA
- a CDS encoding bifunctional riboflavin kinase/FAD synthetase — its product is MQRWRGLSDLPSGWGRCVITIGVFDGVHRGHQALIASTVAAARSRGLPSVVLTFDPHPSEVLRPGSHPAQLTTLRRKAELVEQLGVDVFAVLPFTLELSRLSPHEFVHEVLVDRLHVAAVVVGENFTFGHKAAGDVALLRTLGRRFGFAAYGAELQVGALPTGADEPGSAEAQPAGEITFSSTYVRSCIDAGDVVAAAEALGRPHRLEGIVVRGAGRGHGLGFPTANLSTARFAAVPADGIYSCWFTRSSEPGRRLPAAVSVGTNPTFSGRERTVEAFVLDVEEDFYGQHVALDFVQRLRDQIRFDEPAGLVAQMDDDVVRTRQTLGLPT
- a CDS encoding tetratricopeptide repeat protein; this encodes MRSRNVALVLTAALGVYLVLLAGRAIALLSTGEPFPVLLGVGVLLLPLLGVWIVVTTWRSGARIQRLARRLDEEGGLPDTADLPRMPSGRVDRKAADSWFDARRAELDEHPDDWRYWYRLAYAYDIAGDRRRARETMRKAVELAETG
- a CDS encoding PLP-dependent aminotransferase family protein, producing MEPFALTERLGRWSSGRGPLYLLLAARLRRLIDDGELPPGTALPPDRVLAAALAVGRGTVVAAYDLLSQESRIVRRQGSGTRVAGAAATGPDTSDSPSTPVFLHLLEPPDDVLVLACAAPRCPPEVAEAYSRVLPELAATGDDIGYHPSGTHRLRLAVAEHYAARGVPTEPAQILVTNGAQQALSLLARAFVRPGDQVLVEAPTYPGALEAFREEAAVLRGLPVGLTGFEAALREHRPALAYLIPSFQNPTGSVLPALLRRRLAAAATAAGVPLIDDEVLAGLGFPGQETPPPLAVYGDSVLSVGSLSKLVWGGLRVGWVRAPVPVVARLARLRAVHDLGGDLPAQLVAAELLPRLAELLERRAVRRQAGHDHLRAELARLLPDWEVPPVPGGQTLWVRLPHGDGTSFAQAALRHRVAVLPGTGLDVTGGSTAYLRLPFLLPQEELTTAVSRLAGAWQDYRPPPARVTAAPVMAI
- a CDS encoding M16 family metallopeptidase; this encodes MASKVPGYEQPVGSTRTLESTSDGAVVKRSVLAGGLRVITEHVPASRSATIGLWVGVGSRDEPSTVAGAAHYLEHLLFKGTANRGATQIAQEIDAVGGEFNAFTAKEHTCYYAQVIDQDLPLAVDLVTDVVFEALCTDSDVDTERSVVLEEIAMRDDDPEDLLHETFVSAILGKHPLGLPVLGTEESIVGMSATALRGFYKRRYTLPRMVLAVAGNIEHAQVLRLVRKALRDRLSGSAVPVPPRRGRARIPLDRKLVLHTDDTEQAHVMLGLRALSRHDERRYTLSVLNAALGGGMSSRLFQEVRERRGLAYQVYSSTASYADTGHMAVYAGCQPERLGEVAGVLREVLGQVAEDGLTDAEVARAKGQLRGGLVLGMEDSASRMSRIGKQELNYGDYRGIEDTVARIDAVTTEEVCLLARGLLRGSGGVSAAAVVGPYAHDDDLPDDLHRVIEEQG
- the thpR gene encoding RNA 2',3'-cyclic phosphodiesterase → MRLFSALLPPAGAVGELRDELVRLGAGGDGLRWEPAARWHLTLGFYGEDDLGERLDWLGARLAGCAAPTVRLAGAGTFPGVLWAGVDAEGLAALAGRVAPVGMDRPYRPHLTLARASAGVPEHWPERLAGFRGGPWTATEAVLMSSERGAGGVEYTVVGRWSLGVEHGR
- the rpsO gene encoding 30S ribosomal protein S15, with protein sequence MALSTDEKKSILTEYGVHDSDTGSPEAQVALLTKRIVGLTEHLKVHKHDHHSRRGLLLLVGRRRRLLNYVMKVDIERYRSLIQRLGLRR